The Sorangiineae bacterium MSr11367 genome window below encodes:
- a CDS encoding SPFH/Band 7/PHB domain protein codes for MLAYGLMMGVAAYLLLMVTRSFFRIDEGYLGVKTTFGAAVVGDGKALELYSPGLHFKWPWQKVHRVATMEQNLDLSGEAGRMAMAEDGTVLRVDAILRFAPAKEQLHAFLFGMKAPLEHITESFTCLLRNEMANFGKAGRDSMPRVSVSSCPGGIEKMQRENDAGSYALIRRERHELNRRIEGFCRERVGERYGVHFNAVDLTDIFPPDELVEALNAVMRANAEADEAYASAEADCERQILAAERGVEIAKARALAAEREIRTLATYLDELRQNKTLGLYVQRRRAEVLSQSKSYFLRSP; via the coding sequence ATGCTGGCATACGGACTGATGATGGGGGTGGCGGCGTACCTGTTGCTCATGGTGACGCGCTCGTTCTTCCGGATCGACGAGGGGTACCTCGGCGTTAAGACGACCTTCGGGGCGGCGGTCGTCGGCGACGGCAAAGCGCTCGAACTTTACTCGCCCGGCCTGCACTTCAAGTGGCCATGGCAAAAGGTCCACCGCGTCGCCACGATGGAGCAGAACCTCGACTTGTCCGGTGAAGCCGGGCGCATGGCCATGGCGGAGGATGGCACCGTGCTTCGCGTCGACGCCATCCTTCGCTTCGCCCCGGCGAAAGAGCAGCTGCACGCGTTCCTATTTGGCATGAAGGCGCCGCTCGAGCACATCACGGAATCGTTCACGTGCTTGCTCCGCAACGAGATGGCCAACTTCGGAAAGGCGGGGCGCGATTCGATGCCGCGCGTTTCGGTGAGCTCGTGTCCGGGGGGCATCGAGAAGATGCAGCGGGAGAACGACGCCGGCTCGTACGCGCTCATCCGGCGCGAACGCCACGAGCTCAATCGCCGCATCGAAGGCTTCTGCCGCGAGCGCGTGGGCGAACGGTACGGCGTGCACTTCAACGCCGTCGACCTAACCGATATCTTCCCGCCCGACGAACTCGTAGAAGCCCTGAACGCCGTCATGCGCGCCAACGCCGAGGCCGACGAGGCGTACGCCAGCGCGGAGGCCGACTGCGAACGGCAGATCCTCGCCGCCGAACGCGGTGTCGAAATCGCCAAGGCCCGCGCACTCGCCGCGGAACGCGAGATCCGGACGTTGGCCACGTACTTGGACGAGCTTCGTCAGAACAAGACGCTCGGGCTTTACGTGCAGCGGCGCCGGGCCGAGGTCCTTTCCCAGTCCAAGTCCTATTTCCTGAGGAGCCCGTGA
- a CDS encoding SPFH/Band 7/PHB domain protein — MNDTWMLAVGAAIGFGLLPVLGALLRGLRVEVEDEEVVLVTRFGKLAGVLTRPGWHWVFDRVLPHVKAISVSLRRDFRNITSIRVSDARGTTVLVDIFLEFRVVDPVKATFDVADWDRSLDNVVSHAVISIFGNRPFKEILCDRTELNERLRHELEAETQRWGIAIDLAHVRNVSLLPEVSQQVVHTIAARLERAKAFVEEEGQQRVALCEAQTSARVAELLADAKAQYPAAVGRAYADLKKNPEVFAAYEVLYELSLVNPSRLTAFKGFAESEIRAADAAMLANPAEGGAPASGAIPILGGAPAALQAHADRASGFEGDGE, encoded by the coding sequence ATGAACGACACGTGGATGCTCGCGGTCGGTGCGGCCATCGGATTCGGTTTGCTTCCGGTGCTGGGGGCGCTCCTGCGCGGCCTTCGCGTCGAGGTGGAGGACGAAGAGGTGGTGCTGGTCACCCGCTTCGGCAAATTGGCCGGTGTGCTCACCCGCCCGGGTTGGCACTGGGTCTTCGATCGCGTGCTGCCGCACGTGAAGGCAATTTCGGTGTCGCTGCGGCGCGACTTTCGAAACATCACCAGCATTCGCGTGAGCGACGCCCGCGGCACCACGGTGCTGGTGGACATCTTCCTCGAGTTTCGCGTCGTCGATCCGGTGAAGGCGACCTTCGACGTGGCCGATTGGGATCGGTCGCTCGACAACGTGGTGTCGCATGCGGTGATCTCCATCTTCGGCAACCGCCCGTTCAAGGAGATCCTGTGCGACCGCACCGAGCTCAACGAGCGGCTGCGGCACGAGCTGGAGGCGGAGACGCAGCGCTGGGGCATCGCCATCGATCTGGCCCACGTCCGCAACGTGAGCCTCCTCCCGGAGGTGTCGCAGCAGGTCGTTCACACGATTGCGGCGCGGCTCGAGCGGGCCAAGGCCTTCGTGGAAGAGGAGGGCCAACAGCGCGTGGCGCTGTGTGAAGCGCAGACGAGTGCGCGGGTGGCGGAGCTGCTCGCGGACGCCAAGGCGCAGTACCCGGCGGCGGTGGGCCGGGCCTATGCCGATCTGAAGAAGAACCCCGAGGTCTTCGCCGCCTACGAGGTGCTCTACGAGCTATCCCTGGTCAACCCGTCGCGGTTGACGGCGTTCAAGGGGTTCGCCGAGTCGGAGATCCGCGCGGCTGACGCGGCCATGCTCGCCAACCCGGCGGAGGGTGGCGCGCCCGCGTCCGGGGCCATTCCGATCCTGGGTGGCGCCCCAGCCGCGCTGCAAGCCCACGCGGACCGCGCCAGCGGATTCGAGGGGGACGGCGAGTAA
- a CDS encoding glutamine--tRNA ligase/YqeY domain fusion protein: protein MSGDPSPPPAKPTDFIREKVAADQQANKYGGRVATRFPPEPNGYLHIGHAKSICLNFGIGQDFGGVCHLRMDDTNPTTEDPEYVAAIQRDVRWLGFDWGENMFYASDYYEKLYELAEKLITLGRAYVCDLSEDQMAEYRGTVGQPGKESPYRNRTVQENLDLFRRMRKGEFPEGSCTLRGKVDMTSPNMKMRDPPLYRIKHAHHYRTGDAWCIYPLYDFAHCLSDSLERITHSICTLEFESARELYDWVVAATEVPWVPKQTEFARLNLNYTVMSKRKLLQLVNEKHVRGWDDPRMPTLAGMRRRGYTPEAIRDFCQRVGVARNLSTIDMALLEHTVREDLNTRSPRVLAVLRPLKVTIENWPAGEVEELDGPYWPHDVPKEGSRKIPFAGELYIDRDDFMENPPKDFYRLAPGRSVRLRHGYIVTCTQVQKDVAGEVTGLVCTYDPETRGGTAPKGKKIDGTIQWVSAAHAVDAEVRLYDRLFAVEFPGASGADFKTELNPQSLTTVTAKVEPSLATAAVGDRFQFERLGFFYVDLDAKPGALVFNRTVSLKDSWAKATAKPAAAPAPKAAKKPAAAAPPAAPQAALTIDAVPELKGVYDAAVKAGAKEKAVLSLLTNDVLGEMRSRGLEEAPFDGGAVAELLSLLDDGTLSTKLAKDVLGAMFDGEGSPRAIVEKRGLRQIGDRAQVESAVDTVLAANADAVARYRAGNANVLGALVGLTIKATGGRANPKLVTDILKSKLAGGAA from the coding sequence ATGTCCGGAGATCCGTCACCCCCGCCCGCCAAACCGACCGACTTCATTCGCGAGAAGGTGGCGGCCGACCAGCAGGCGAACAAGTACGGCGGCCGCGTGGCCACCCGCTTTCCGCCGGAGCCGAACGGCTACCTGCACATCGGGCACGCCAAATCGATCTGCCTGAACTTCGGCATCGGGCAAGACTTCGGTGGCGTGTGCCACCTGCGCATGGATGACACGAACCCCACGACGGAAGATCCGGAGTACGTGGCGGCCATCCAGCGGGACGTGCGCTGGCTCGGGTTCGACTGGGGCGAGAACATGTTCTACGCCTCGGACTATTACGAGAAGCTCTACGAGCTGGCCGAGAAGCTCATCACCCTCGGGCGCGCCTACGTGTGCGATCTCTCCGAGGATCAGATGGCCGAGTACCGCGGCACGGTGGGGCAGCCTGGCAAGGAGAGCCCGTACCGCAACCGCACCGTCCAGGAGAACCTCGACCTGTTCCGGCGGATGCGCAAAGGCGAGTTTCCCGAAGGCTCGTGCACCTTGCGCGGCAAGGTCGACATGACGTCGCCCAACATGAAGATGCGCGACCCGCCGCTTTACCGCATCAAGCACGCGCACCATTACCGCACGGGCGATGCATGGTGCATCTATCCGCTCTACGACTTCGCGCACTGTCTGTCCGACTCGCTCGAGCGCATCACGCACTCGATTTGTACCTTGGAATTCGAGAGCGCGCGGGAGTTGTACGACTGGGTCGTGGCGGCCACCGAGGTGCCCTGGGTGCCGAAGCAGACCGAGTTTGCGCGGCTCAATCTGAACTACACGGTGATGAGCAAGCGCAAGCTGCTCCAGCTGGTGAACGAGAAGCACGTGCGCGGGTGGGACGATCCGCGCATGCCCACGCTCGCGGGCATGCGCCGCCGCGGTTACACGCCGGAGGCGATTCGCGATTTCTGCCAGCGCGTGGGCGTCGCCCGCAACTTGAGCACCATCGACATGGCCTTGCTCGAGCATACGGTGCGCGAGGACTTGAACACGCGCTCGCCGCGCGTGCTGGCGGTGTTGCGGCCGCTGAAGGTGACCATCGAAAACTGGCCCGCGGGCGAGGTGGAGGAGCTCGACGGTCCGTACTGGCCGCACGACGTGCCCAAGGAAGGGTCGCGCAAGATCCCGTTCGCGGGCGAGTTGTACATCGACCGCGATGACTTCATGGAGAACCCGCCGAAGGACTTCTACCGGCTCGCGCCGGGGCGTTCGGTGCGGCTCCGGCATGGATACATCGTGACGTGCACCCAGGTGCAGAAGGATGTCGCGGGGGAGGTGACCGGGCTGGTGTGCACCTACGATCCCGAGACGCGCGGTGGGACGGCGCCGAAGGGCAAGAAGATCGACGGCACGATCCAGTGGGTCAGTGCGGCGCACGCGGTGGATGCCGAGGTGCGATTGTACGATCGGCTGTTCGCCGTGGAGTTTCCGGGGGCGTCGGGGGCCGACTTCAAGACGGAGTTGAACCCGCAGTCGCTCACGACGGTGACGGCGAAGGTGGAACCGAGCTTGGCGACGGCCGCGGTCGGCGATCGGTTCCAGTTCGAGCGATTGGGGTTCTTCTACGTGGACCTCGATGCGAAGCCGGGCGCGTTGGTGTTCAATCGGACCGTGTCGCTGAAGGATTCGTGGGCCAAGGCCACGGCGAAACCTGCCGCGGCGCCTGCGCCGAAGGCGGCGAAGAAGCCGGCTGCTGCGGCACCGCCTGCAGCACCCCAGGCTGCGCTGACCATCGACGCGGTACCGGAGCTGAAGGGCGTCTACGATGCAGCGGTGAAGGCCGGTGCCAAGGAGAAGGCCGTGCTGTCGCTGCTCACGAACGACGTGCTCGGCGAGATGCGGTCGCGCGGGCTCGAGGAGGCGCCGTTCGACGGAGGGGCGGTGGCGGAGTTGCTGTCGCTCCTCGACGATGGGACGCTCTCGACGAAGCTTGCCAAGGACGTGCTCGGCGCCATGTTCGATGGCGAGGGATCGCCGCGGGCGATCGTCGAAAAGCGCGGCCTGCGGCAGATTGGCGATCGCGCGCAGGTCGAATCGGCGGTGGACACCGTGCTGGCGGCGAATGCCGATGCGGTGGCGCGCTACCGGGCGGGCAATGCCAACGTGCTCGGTGCGCTGGTGGGGTTGACCATCAAGGCCACGGGCGGCCGCGCCAACCCGAAGCTGGTCACGGACATCTTGAAGAGCAAGCTCGCGGGGGGCGCCGCATGA
- a CDS encoding DoxX family protein, producing MIPGLLAPHAERAYGAMRVIFGLLFAIHGMQKLFGILGAQALPIASQMGIGGVIEFVGGLLIAFGLFSSWAAFLASGQMAVAYLQFHWKFQFSAAFFPVVNKGELAVLYCFAFLYIACRGPGAFSLDAYRSNAKVD from the coding sequence ATGATCCCGGGCTTGCTTGCGCCCCACGCCGAGCGTGCCTATGGCGCCATGCGCGTCATCTTCGGGCTCCTGTTTGCCATTCACGGCATGCAAAAGCTCTTTGGCATTCTCGGCGCGCAAGCTTTGCCCATTGCTTCGCAAATGGGCATTGGCGGCGTGATTGAATTCGTCGGCGGGCTGCTGATCGCGTTTGGCCTTTTCAGCTCGTGGGCGGCGTTCCTTGCCAGCGGGCAGATGGCCGTGGCGTATTTGCAATTCCATTGGAAATTCCAATTCAGCGCCGCCTTTTTTCCGGTGGTGAACAAAGGCGAATTGGCGGTCCTGTACTGCTTTGCCTTCCTCTACATCGCATGCCGGGGGCCCGGGGCTTTTAGCCTCGATGCTTATCGCTCGAACGCAAAAGTCGATTGA
- a CDS encoding protein kinase yields MIREPKSWIDDFRQPAEEPELFAGRFRVECEAGVGAMGIVYRAIDGETGATVALKILRETDETRFEREARALAGLSHPAIVGYVTHGISAEGEPYLAMRWIEGETLGQRLARAPLDLRETIALGRRIAQALEAAHGMGLIHRDVKPSNVLLPERRAEDAQLADFGIARFVDAERRPTTERAVGTPGYMAPEQLRGHHDIDGRADLFALGCLLFRCITQREAFEGPDAFTIIAKLVLHEPPRLRTLAEVPAALDTLVARLLNKDPAKRPSTAREVDAELERAADEAQRPGLQRRQRLGRAAVAGVAGIALVMGLGTAWMRRAPGAPVEVPAPAVRVTDLPASPTCHPAAVAAYRDGLQAIREATWERAHHAFERAFERDPACPEVVVRLVMTSEIYAPIGQQREYLRRAQALRGALRERDRAVLDSTAVFIASEVPDRPAAVRILEDALQRFPRDAELLSLASHTRAAAATDAVTLETDLARAREATDLDPLYADAWQLQGRILAQLGRVEDHLSALDRCIQVAPGAGDCRRDRILILRRRGMCQEAVAESRRWMAGDPGTAMAYRDLAASLTATGAPRETLLEALSMRWKAQPAHEAETMRLHDLVKVAVWAGDFEHALQLAEQLEKHVAGAANAEPHVRAALMQVETLQEIGRGAEAARLAERVMRRKDAWTHGDMNTDRHESGAYYYEPVMLAAQLEGGLLTPAAWAEAIRAWESTSRMNPFERWAIVWGSAAGQGIDAKAASHRAPPGDPSLFEPFGVAATHVGLLEAYEGHLALEAGDHARAVTLLQTAAKSCQGLDQPFANARAHLWLGLAKERTGDAPGACAAYAVVLDRWGAAKPPSISAREATQRSRALGCSRP; encoded by the coding sequence GTGATCCGAGAGCCTAAATCGTGGATCGACGACTTTCGCCAGCCTGCGGAGGAGCCCGAGCTGTTCGCGGGTCGGTTTCGCGTGGAGTGCGAAGCCGGCGTGGGTGCCATGGGCATCGTGTACCGCGCCATCGACGGCGAGACCGGCGCGACGGTGGCGCTCAAGATTCTCCGCGAGACCGACGAGACGCGCTTCGAACGGGAGGCGCGTGCGCTCGCAGGGCTGTCGCATCCGGCCATCGTGGGCTACGTGACGCACGGCATCTCGGCCGAGGGCGAGCCCTACCTCGCCATGCGGTGGATCGAGGGCGAAACCCTGGGCCAGCGGCTGGCGCGCGCGCCCCTCGATCTGCGCGAGACTATTGCGCTGGGGCGCCGCATCGCGCAGGCGCTCGAGGCCGCGCACGGTATGGGGCTGATCCACCGCGACGTCAAACCGAGCAACGTGCTCCTCCCCGAGCGGCGCGCGGAGGACGCGCAATTGGCCGACTTCGGCATCGCGCGCTTCGTCGACGCCGAGCGCCGCCCGACCACCGAGCGCGCGGTGGGCACGCCCGGATACATGGCGCCGGAGCAGCTGCGCGGGCACCACGACATCGATGGGCGCGCGGATCTTTTCGCGCTCGGGTGCCTTCTCTTTCGATGCATCACGCAGCGGGAGGCCTTCGAGGGGCCCGACGCGTTCACCATCATCGCGAAGCTCGTGCTCCACGAGCCGCCGCGCCTCCGCACCTTGGCGGAGGTTCCCGCGGCGCTGGATACCCTCGTCGCGCGGCTGCTGAACAAGGACCCCGCGAAGCGGCCGAGCACGGCCCGCGAGGTCGACGCGGAGCTCGAACGCGCGGCGGACGAGGCCCAGCGACCCGGCCTCCAAAGGCGCCAGCGCCTCGGGCGCGCGGCGGTGGCGGGCGTGGCGGGCATCGCGTTGGTGATGGGGCTCGGCACTGCGTGGATGCGTCGGGCGCCGGGCGCCCCCGTGGAAGTGCCGGCACCGGCGGTGCGGGTCACGGATCTTCCTGCCTCGCCCACGTGCCACCCCGCGGCGGTCGCCGCATACCGCGACGGCCTGCAGGCGATCCGCGAGGCCACGTGGGAACGTGCGCACCATGCGTTCGAACGCGCCTTCGAGCGCGATCCCGCGTGCCCAGAGGTCGTCGTTCGCTTGGTGATGACCAGCGAGATCTACGCGCCGATCGGGCAGCAGCGCGAATACCTGCGCCGCGCGCAGGCGCTGCGGGGCGCCCTGCGCGAGCGCGACCGCGCCGTCCTCGACTCGACGGCGGTGTTCATCGCCTCGGAGGTTCCCGATCGGCCTGCCGCCGTGCGCATCCTCGAGGACGCGCTCCAGCGTTTTCCACGCGATGCCGAACTGCTCTCGTTGGCCTCGCACACCCGCGCCGCCGCCGCGACCGACGCGGTCACGCTCGAGACCGATCTGGCACGGGCGCGGGAGGCGACGGATCTGGACCCGCTCTACGCGGATGCGTGGCAACTGCAGGGCCGGATCCTCGCGCAGCTCGGCCGCGTCGAGGATCATTTGTCGGCACTGGATCGGTGCATCCAAGTGGCGCCGGGTGCGGGCGATTGCCGGCGCGACCGCATTCTGATCCTGCGGCGGCGCGGCATGTGCCAAGAGGCCGTCGCGGAATCCCGTCGCTGGATGGCGGGCGATCCGGGCACCGCCATGGCGTACCGCGATCTCGCCGCATCGCTGACCGCCACCGGTGCCCCACGCGAGACGTTGCTGGAGGCGCTTTCCATGCGATGGAAAGCGCAACCGGCGCACGAGGCCGAGACCATGCGCCTGCACGATCTCGTGAAGGTGGCCGTGTGGGCGGGCGACTTCGAGCACGCGTTGCAGCTGGCCGAGCAGCTCGAGAAGCACGTGGCGGGGGCGGCCAATGCGGAGCCGCACGTCCGTGCCGCGTTGATGCAGGTGGAGACGCTGCAGGAGATCGGGCGCGGCGCCGAGGCGGCACGGCTCGCCGAGCGCGTGATGCGCCGAAAGGACGCGTGGACGCACGGGGACATGAACACCGATCGGCACGAGTCCGGCGCGTACTACTACGAGCCCGTGATGCTGGCCGCGCAGCTCGAAGGCGGGCTGCTCACACCGGCCGCGTGGGCCGAGGCCATTCGCGCGTGGGAGAGCACCTCGCGCATGAACCCCTTCGAGCGATGGGCCATCGTCTGGGGAAGCGCGGCGGGCCAGGGCATCGACGCCAAAGCGGCCTCGCATCGTGCGCCGCCCGGCGATCCGTCGCTGTTCGAGCCCTTCGGCGTCGCCGCCACGCACGTGGGCCTGCTGGAAGCCTACGAAGGCCATCTCGCTCTCGAGGCCGGCGACCACGCGCGCGCCGTCACGCTGCTGCAAACGGCCGCCAAGAGCTGCCAGGGACTCGATCAGCCCTTTGCGAACGCGCGCGCCCACCTCTGGCTCGGCCTTGCGAAGGAGCGCACGGGCGATGCACCGGGGGCGTGCGCCGCCTACGCCGTGGTGCTCGATCGATGGGGCGCGGCCAAGCCTCCCTCGATCTCCGCCCGCGAAGCCACCCAACGAAGCCGCGCACTGGGCTGCTCGCGTCCTTGA
- a CDS encoding metallophosphoesterase, with the protein MRPWYSILPFLALMLAVTGGLHYYLYARLARAPELEAVQQIGRWVFLVGGILTPLGIIGARNLPRPFATVVAMVVFSWMGLVIIAFFLTLASEPIRVGLALLKASSVVPDDPERRNFLARVLSGLIAVGAVGVAGYGVASVLAPVVVKPVRVGLKKFPEGLGTFRIVQLSDVHIGPTIDGQWLQKVVARVNELQPDLVAITGDLVDGSVEELGEHVAHLRELRAKHGVFFVTGNHEYYSGVDSWLAELKRLGVRVLRNEHVTIGEGDASFHLAGVDDWRSHEFPGHGADLERALDGRDPARELILLAHQPKQAIEAAKSGVGLQLSGHTHGGQIFPWGFFVKLEQGFVAGLDRVGEMLLYTSCGTGYWGPPMRVGAPAEITLIEVQRQA; encoded by the coding sequence GTGCGACCCTGGTATTCGATTTTGCCGTTCCTCGCGCTCATGCTCGCGGTGACCGGTGGTCTCCACTATTACCTCTACGCGCGGCTGGCGCGCGCGCCCGAGCTCGAGGCCGTGCAGCAGATCGGCCGCTGGGTCTTTCTCGTGGGCGGCATTTTGACGCCGCTCGGGATCATCGGGGCGCGCAATCTCCCGCGTCCGTTCGCCACGGTCGTCGCGATGGTGGTGTTCAGTTGGATGGGCCTGGTCATCATCGCCTTCTTCCTGACCTTGGCCTCCGAGCCGATCCGCGTAGGGCTGGCGCTGCTCAAGGCCTCGAGCGTGGTGCCGGACGATCCCGAGCGGCGGAATTTTCTGGCCCGGGTGCTCTCGGGCCTCATCGCGGTCGGTGCCGTGGGCGTGGCCGGCTACGGAGTGGCCAGTGTGCTGGCGCCCGTGGTGGTGAAGCCCGTGCGCGTGGGGCTCAAGAAGTTCCCCGAGGGGCTGGGCACCTTCCGCATCGTGCAGCTCTCCGACGTGCACATCGGGCCGACCATCGACGGCCAGTGGCTGCAGAAGGTGGTGGCCCGCGTGAACGAGCTTCAGCCCGACCTGGTGGCCATCACCGGCGATCTGGTGGACGGCAGCGTCGAGGAGCTGGGCGAGCACGTGGCGCACCTGCGCGAGCTACGCGCGAAGCACGGCGTCTTCTTCGTCACGGGCAACCACGAGTACTACTCGGGCGTCGATTCCTGGCTGGCCGAGTTGAAGCGCCTCGGCGTGCGCGTGCTGCGCAACGAGCACGTGACCATCGGTGAGGGCGACGCCAGCTTTCACCTCGCCGGGGTCGACGACTGGCGCTCGCACGAATTCCCTGGCCACGGCGCCGACTTGGAGCGCGCGCTCGACGGACGCGATCCGGCGCGGGAGCTCATCTTGCTCGCGCACCAGCCGAAACAGGCCATCGAGGCGGCGAAATCCGGCGTGGGCCTCCAGCTCTCGGGCCACACCCACGGCGGGCAGATCTTTCCCTGGGGCTTCTTCGTGAAGCTCGAGCAAGGCTTCGTCGCCGGGCTCGATCGCGTGGGGGAAATGCTCCTCTACACGAGCTGCGGCACCGGCTACTGGGGTCCGCCGATGCGCGTGGGCGCACCGGCCGAGATCACGCTCATCGAGGTGCAGCGCCAGGCGTAG
- a CDS encoding DUF3160 domain-containing protein: MSPRSKVALSFAITAAVGVGGWAFWTHSHRNRLIQPEEPPLHVEDHSAAEHVADLPSGPGGSEAQLLSKYGLAIGERSAKSFHRGYADLFRKHQPVYVTADAILEGWSSSYDDILASVEYLALMPALERLLNGLRSELAHATGNAEARSDLDTYLTVAARLATGKPLQPIAGADEHAIDAIVENANYAQGSKLALFGGMAFDFSMLKPRGHYTRSTELQQYFRAMSWLGRVEFRMAEGNNVDWTVNRRVVRVVALLRRLFTPDAQVQWRTLDSTQEALVGPPDSMSLPGFDAGMKTLAGHLEDASDRDVVRAFLPHARQQINTQIVDAGHDILAFVTLGQRYVYDSHVFSALTHGKLVTARTMPTPLDVGAAVLHHPGARTLLEDEVQRYGAEYQGALAKMTAQSDAPNPALWEGSLYHRWLHALRELSPQPARDAGLPAPFTSGAWGMRLLNTQLASWAELRHANILYAKQSFAEGICDYPDGYVDPYPAFWAALEELARRGGATMDALLLAADARGLQGYFQHAASVAGRLRAMAEKERRNEPLDKDDIDYLNHMVSIDGSHVGCHGPYEIPGGWYADLYMDKKQILDFKPVIADVHTAPQDDVGREAGRVLHVAVSPPREIAITIRHDGGKHTRTYRGYVSAYSERITEHSYRYTDELWASEGAPWTPPAWLAPITVTTPGAAPR; this comes from the coding sequence ATGAGCCCCCGTTCGAAGGTCGCGCTCTCGTTTGCCATCACCGCAGCCGTGGGCGTTGGTGGGTGGGCATTTTGGACGCACTCGCACCGAAACCGCCTCATTCAGCCCGAGGAGCCTCCGCTTCACGTGGAGGACCATTCGGCCGCCGAGCATGTCGCGGATCTTCCCTCCGGTCCGGGCGGCTCGGAGGCGCAGCTCCTGTCGAAGTATGGGCTTGCGATCGGCGAGCGCAGCGCCAAGAGCTTCCATCGCGGATACGCCGATCTGTTTCGCAAGCACCAGCCCGTCTACGTCACCGCAGATGCGATCCTCGAAGGCTGGTCGTCGTCCTACGACGACATTCTCGCCAGCGTCGAGTACCTGGCGCTCATGCCTGCGCTCGAACGTCTGCTGAACGGCCTTCGGAGCGAACTCGCACACGCAACGGGCAACGCCGAGGCACGGAGTGATCTCGACACCTACCTCACCGTGGCCGCCCGCTTGGCCACGGGCAAGCCGCTCCAACCCATCGCAGGCGCAGACGAACACGCCATCGACGCCATCGTGGAGAACGCGAACTACGCGCAGGGCTCAAAGCTCGCCCTGTTCGGCGGCATGGCGTTCGACTTCTCCATGTTGAAACCGCGAGGGCACTACACGCGGTCGACCGAGCTTCAACAGTATTTTCGGGCGATGTCCTGGCTCGGGCGCGTCGAGTTTCGAATGGCCGAAGGCAACAACGTCGACTGGACGGTCAACCGACGCGTGGTTCGCGTGGTGGCCTTGCTGCGCCGTCTCTTCACGCCGGACGCCCAGGTGCAGTGGCGCACGCTCGATTCGACGCAGGAGGCGCTCGTGGGCCCGCCCGATTCCATGTCCCTGCCGGGGTTCGACGCGGGCATGAAGACGCTCGCAGGCCACCTCGAGGACGCGTCCGATCGCGACGTGGTTCGTGCCTTCTTGCCGCACGCCCGGCAGCAAATCAACACGCAGATCGTCGATGCAGGCCACGACATCCTCGCCTTTGTCACGCTCGGGCAACGCTACGTTTACGACTCTCACGTCTTTTCGGCCCTCACCCACGGAAAACTGGTCACGGCGCGGACGATGCCCACGCCACTCGACGTGGGGGCGGCCGTCCTTCATCACCCCGGGGCGCGAACGCTCCTCGAGGACGAGGTCCAGCGCTACGGCGCCGAATACCAGGGTGCGCTCGCGAAGATGACCGCGCAGTCCGATGCACCGAACCCCGCGCTCTGGGAAGGAAGCCTCTACCACCGCTGGCTTCACGCGTTGCGCGAGCTCTCGCCCCAACCCGCACGCGACGCAGGGCTTCCCGCGCCCTTCACCAGCGGTGCGTGGGGGATGCGGCTCTTGAACACGCAGCTGGCGTCGTGGGCCGAACTGCGCCACGCGAACATCTTGTACGCCAAGCAATCCTTCGCCGAAGGTATTTGCGACTACCCCGATGGCTACGTGGATCCCTATCCGGCCTTTTGGGCGGCGCTCGAGGAGCTCGCACGAAGGGGCGGTGCCACGATGGACGCGTTGCTCTTGGCGGCGGACGCTCGGGGGCTGCAGGGGTACTTCCAGCACGCCGCGAGCGTGGCCGGCCGTCTTCGCGCCATGGCCGAAAAGGAGCGCCGCAACGAGCCGCTCGACAAGGATGACATCGATTACCTGAACCACATGGTGTCCATCGACGGCTCCCACGTGGGCTGCCACGGGCCCTACGAGATACCTGGCGGGTGGTACGCGGATCTGTACATGGACAAGAAGCAGATCCTCGACTTCAAACCCGTGATCGCCGACGTGCACACCGCCCCCCAAGACGACGTGGGCAGGGAGGCAGGACGCGTGCTGCACGTCGCCGTGAGCCCGCCGCGCGAGATCGCGATCACGATCCGGCACGACGGCGGGAAGCACACGCGCACGTACCGCGGCTACGTTTCGGCGTACTCCGAACGCATCACGGAGCATTCCTACCGCTACACCGACGAGCTCTGGGCCAGCGAAGGCGCGCCATGGACGCCGCCCGCGTGGCTCGCGCCCATCACGGTGACTACGCCTGGCGCTGCACCTCGATGA
- a CDS encoding peroxiredoxin, whose product MIKPNERIPNATLHESKGYDEATHCPTAPEAVEVEALTKGKKVVFFGLPGAFTPTCSSKHVPGYVEAYDALKAQGVDEIVCVSVNDGFVMGAWGRDQKVGTRVRMLGDGSADFTKKLGLELDLTAKGMGVRCQRFSMLVVDGVVKSLNVEAGGKFEVSDAQTMLKQV is encoded by the coding sequence ATGATCAAGCCGAACGAGCGAATTCCGAATGCCACCCTTCATGAATCCAAGGGCTACGACGAAGCGACGCACTGTCCGACCGCACCCGAGGCCGTGGAGGTCGAGGCCCTCACCAAGGGCAAGAAGGTCGTCTTTTTTGGTCTCCCCGGCGCGTTTACGCCCACGTGCTCGAGCAAGCACGTGCCCGGTTACGTCGAGGCGTACGATGCGCTGAAGGCCCAGGGCGTCGATGAAATCGTGTGCGTCAGCGTCAACGACGGCTTCGTCATGGGCGCTTGGGGTCGCGATCAAAAGGTGGGCACGCGCGTCCGCATGCTGGGCGACGGGAGCGCCGACTTCACGAAGAAGCTCGGCCTCGAGCTCGATCTCACGGCGAAGGGCATGGGCGTGCGTTGCCAGCGCTTCTCCATGCTCGTCGTCGACGGCGTCGTGAAGAGCCTCAACGTCGAAGCCGGCGGCAAGTTCGAGGTCAGCGACGCGCAGACGATGTTGAAGCAAGTGTAA